One window from the genome of Paraconexibacter algicola encodes:
- a CDS encoding ABC transporter permease: protein MTALLLGVRLALAGGRPSAVRAAMTAAGVALGVLVLLVAASIPTMVDGHDGREAARAVTPSPGPATATSTLVTAADTTFRDEDIGGLLVQAEGDRPATPPGVRRLPGPGDLVVSPALRDLLARPDAALLRERLRGRIVGTIGDAGLTGPAELFFYAGTDRLSAADGDRVTRFGGGVAPDPLPGFLTFLIAVAVVVLLLPIGAFIATAVRFGGEDRDRRLAALRLVGADRAMAARVATGETLVGALGGLLVGVGLFALARPLAGGIELFGVSVFPADVRPDATLAALVVLAIPLAAIVSSLAVLRSVVIEPLGVVRRSATAPRRLGWRLLPAVIGAWMLWGMRGDLLRTDQEFDAYRAGVAVLLVLVGMTAVLPWVVEASVRRLGGGGLPWQLAVRRIQMDGGTAARVVSGVAVAVAGAIALQTLFTAAERVSTLPNPQSSARANVAIYPVYPGDAAMPQRSVAALRAIPGVQEVSSVRLAPAQRVGADEGAEIIVGDCDSLRAYGRIGRCRDGDTFLTGRTAAAPARTFELGGEGAAPSRWRIPAGARRVEPAPGPTGGALTGILATPRALAGIRLPGAEEEVYATVAPGVGGDTIERMRNVVADGALRSDVFRTDDPIELGAFTSVRRAIFAGTALVLLLLGASLLVGGLEQLRERRRPLAVLAAFGTRRRVLAWSVLLQAAVPVTLGLAVAVGTGIGLGWMLLRVGGASFVMDWGAVAGMTGIGAAVVLLVTALTLPALLRLTAPSGLRTE, encoded by the coding sequence ATGACCGCCCTGCTCCTCGGCGTGCGCCTCGCCCTCGCGGGCGGGCGCCCCTCCGCCGTGCGCGCCGCCATGACCGCGGCAGGGGTCGCGCTCGGCGTCCTCGTCCTGCTCGTCGCCGCCTCGATCCCCACCATGGTCGACGGGCACGACGGCCGCGAGGCCGCCCGCGCCGTGACGCCGAGCCCCGGTCCGGCGACCGCGACCTCCACGCTCGTGACCGCCGCGGACACGACCTTCCGCGACGAGGACATCGGCGGCCTGCTCGTGCAGGCCGAGGGCGACCGTCCCGCCACGCCGCCCGGCGTGCGCCGGCTCCCCGGCCCCGGTGACCTCGTCGTGTCCCCGGCGCTGCGCGACCTCCTCGCCCGCCCGGACGCCGCGCTCCTGCGCGAGCGCCTGCGCGGCCGCATCGTCGGCACGATCGGCGACGCCGGGCTGACCGGCCCGGCTGAGCTGTTCTTCTACGCCGGGACCGACCGGCTCTCCGCCGCCGACGGCGACCGCGTCACCCGTTTCGGCGGTGGCGTCGCGCCCGACCCCCTGCCCGGGTTCCTCACCTTCCTGATCGCGGTCGCCGTCGTCGTCCTGCTGCTGCCGATCGGCGCGTTCATCGCGACCGCCGTGCGGTTCGGCGGCGAGGACCGCGACCGGCGCCTCGCCGCCCTGCGCCTGGTCGGCGCCGACCGCGCGATGGCCGCGCGGGTCGCCACGGGCGAGACGCTCGTCGGCGCCCTCGGCGGCCTGCTCGTCGGGGTCGGGCTGTTCGCGCTCGCCCGGCCGCTCGCCGGCGGGATCGAGCTGTTCGGGGTCAGCGTCTTCCCGGCCGACGTGCGGCCCGACGCCACCCTCGCGGCGCTCGTCGTCCTCGCCATCCCGCTCGCCGCGATCGTCTCCTCGCTGGCCGTGCTGCGCTCCGTCGTCATCGAGCCGCTCGGCGTCGTGCGGCGCAGCGCCACCGCACCGCGCCGCCTCGGCTGGCGCCTGCTGCCCGCGGTGATCGGCGCCTGGATGCTGTGGGGCATGCGCGGCGACCTGCTGCGCACCGACCAGGAGTTCGACGCCTACCGCGCCGGGGTCGCCGTGCTGCTCGTCCTCGTCGGGATGACCGCGGTGCTGCCCTGGGTCGTCGAGGCGAGCGTCCGCCGGCTCGGCGGTGGCGGCCTGCCGTGGCAGCTCGCCGTCCGCCGGATCCAGATGGACGGCGGCACCGCCGCGCGCGTCGTCAGCGGCGTCGCCGTCGCCGTCGCCGGGGCGATCGCGCTGCAGACGCTCTTCACCGCCGCCGAGCGCGTCTCCACGCTGCCCAACCCGCAGAGCAGCGCCCGCGCGAACGTCGCGATCTACCCCGTCTACCCCGGGGACGCCGCGATGCCGCAGCGGAGCGTCGCCGCGCTACGGGCGATCCCGGGGGTGCAGGAGGTCAGCAGCGTGCGGCTCGCCCCCGCCCAGCGGGTCGGGGCCGACGAAGGGGCCGAGATCATCGTCGGCGACTGCGACTCGCTACGCGCCTACGGACGCATCGGGCGCTGCCGGGACGGCGACACGTTCCTGACCGGGCGGACCGCCGCCGCACCGGCCCGCACGTTCGAGCTCGGTGGGGAGGGCGCCGCCCCGAGCCGCTGGCGGATCCCCGCCGGCGCCCGCCGCGTCGAGCCCGCTCCCGGCCCGACCGGCGGCGCGCTCACCGGCATCCTCGCGACGCCACGCGCGCTCGCCGGGATCCGCCTGCCGGGCGCGGAGGAGGAGGTCTACGCGACCGTCGCCCCCGGGGTCGGCGGCGACACGATCGAGCGGATGCGCAACGTCGTCGCCGACGGGGCGCTGCGCAGCGACGTGTTCCGCACCGACGACCCGATCGAGCTCGGTGCGTTCACGAGCGTGCGGCGCGCGATCTTCGCGGGCACCGCGCTCGTGCTGCTGCTGCTCGGCGCCAGCCTGCTCGTCGGTGGTCTCGAGCAGCTGCGCGAGCGGCGCCGGCCGCTGGCCGTGCTCGCCGCGTTCGGCACGCGGCGCCGGGTGCTCGCCTGGTCGGTGCTGCTGCAGGCCGCGGTGCCCGTCACGCTGGGTCTCGCCGTCGCGGTCGGCACCGGCATCGGGCTGGGCTGGATGCTGCTGCGCGTCGGCGGTGCCTCGTTCGTCATGGACTGGGGCGCGGTCGCCGGGATGACCGGGATCGGCGCGGCCGTCGTGCTGCTCGTCACCGCGCTGACGCTGCCTGCCCTGCTGCGCCTCACCGCGCCGTCCGGGCTGCGGACGGAGTAG